One window of the Leptotrichia massiliensis genome contains the following:
- a CDS encoding LptF/LptG family permease, whose translation MKIIDRYIYNSLILPSLFGISIFTFIMMLNVVMEVMERLFASDLPFISIIDYLFYAVPGVLVQTIPMGAFLGVMLVYGGLSETNEIVAMEGSGIGLFRIIRPAFIFGVILTLIGLGLELYVNPRALKNINAQTKQVLASKPSSLSEAKVFLTNEEKGFGFYIDEVNNEKATAKNFLIINKRGDNPYPIVFLAENAKFDPGIIRLQKVKGYAFEKNGNSRVSAEYQEQEIPITTFFREDTKEKKKSRNEMNIKELNEFYKKNIKNPEEKEAALKAQVEIYQRIIGPLASTFLCWLGVLLSVGHRRSGRGISFGISLIVIFGYIGMASYAKIMVLKNNVPANIAMWIPNFVLFILCIYFSIKKYKGN comes from the coding sequence ATGAAAATAATTGACAGATATATTTACAATTCACTTATATTACCGTCGTTATTTGGAATAAGCATATTTACATTCATTATGATGTTAAATGTGGTAATGGAAGTTATGGAGCGATTGTTTGCAAGTGATTTGCCATTTATATCTATAATTGACTATTTGTTTTATGCTGTACCAGGAGTTCTTGTCCAGACAATTCCGATGGGAGCATTCTTGGGAGTAATGCTTGTGTATGGTGGGCTTTCTGAAACTAATGAAATCGTTGCTATGGAAGGTTCTGGAATAGGACTTTTTAGAATAATTCGTCCAGCATTTATCTTTGGAGTTATACTTACTCTTATTGGACTTGGACTTGAGCTTTATGTAAATCCACGTGCTCTAAAGAATATAAATGCTCAGACAAAACAAGTTTTAGCTTCAAAGCCAAGTTCATTATCAGAAGCAAAAGTATTTTTAACAAACGAAGAAAAAGGATTTGGATTTTACATTGACGAAGTTAACAATGAAAAAGCTACAGCTAAAAACTTTTTGATTATAAATAAACGTGGAGATAATCCTTATCCAATAGTATTTTTAGCAGAAAATGCAAAATTTGATCCAGGGATAATAAGATTACAGAAAGTAAAAGGATACGCTTTTGAAAAAAATGGAAATAGTCGAGTGTCGGCTGAATACCAGGAGCAAGAAATTCCAATCACAACTTTTTTTAGAGAAGACACAAAAGAAAAGAAAAAGAGCCGTAATGAAATGAATATAAAAGAGTTAAATGAATTTTATAAAAAAAATATAAAAAATCCTGAAGAAAAGGAAGCGGCATTAAAAGCACAAGTGGAAATTTATCAAAGAATTATTGGACCACTTGCAAGTACATTTTTGTGCTGGCTGGGAGTATTACTTTCAGTAGGGCATAGACGAAGTGGAAGAGGAATAAGTTTTGGAATAAGTTTAATAGTTATATTTGGATATATAGGAATGGCAAGTTATGCAAAAATTATGGTACTAAAGAATAATGTACCTGCAAACATTGCAATGTGGATTCCTAATTTTGTTTTATTTATATTATGTATATATTTTTCAATAAAGAAATATAAAGGAAATTAA
- a CDS encoding CvpA family protein encodes MILDIGFIVLLVIFIILGYRRGFSLEFFNMFKYIFIIFITNHIYKFFLNSNKITPRNQFKIFIIMVLIQCIVYSAILIINRKFLQSIKMKKFDRFYGMIFGIMKIFFVAIIAYIIVITGSKSSKRIKDIRDKSFSIQIMTKYALKFADSFPNFIKSDVEGYVISNREKQVIEDVLSNYKNMKPDEFEKNKIIN; translated from the coding sequence ATGATATTAGATATTGGATTTATAGTGTTGTTAGTAATATTTATTATTCTTGGTTATAGAAGAGGATTTTCCTTGGAATTTTTTAATATGTTTAAGTATATTTTTATTATTTTTATAACAAACCATATTTATAAGTTCTTTTTGAACTCAAATAAAATCACACCAAGAAATCAGTTTAAAATATTTATTATTATGGTTTTAATCCAATGTATTGTCTATTCTGCCATTCTAATAATCAATCGAAAATTTTTACAAAGTATAAAAATGAAAAAATTTGATAGATTTTACGGGATGATTTTTGGTATAATGAAAATATTTTTTGTCGCAATCATTGCCTATATTATTGTAATTACAGGCTCTAAATCTAGTAAAAGAATAAAAGACATAAGAGACAAAAGTTTTTCTATACAGATTATGACAAAATATGCATTAAAATTTGCAGATTCTTTTCCAAACTTTATAAAAAGTGACGTTGAAGGATATGTTATAAGTAATAGGGAAAAACAAGTAATAGAGGATGTTCTGAGCAATTACAAAAATATGAAGCCAGATGAATTTGAAAAAAATAAAATTATTAATTAA
- the alr gene encoding alanine racemase, translated as MRCWAEININNLYSNIDEIEKIATKDKIIAVIKADAYGHGMLEICDALIKKGIKNFAVATSDEALKIKELHNDITVLILGPVENEYMDLIADKNIYFMVTDFEEIEYLEKTGKEKGKTTDVFIKIDTGMGRVGFQESEVEDLNKTLKNSSHINPIGIFSHFSSSDSDKDYTKLQESKFKAMCEKISSGIPSIKYRHLHNSFGTLKFQDSIEDFVRVGIILYGGVTDEETAPYRFKPVMSLFAKISYIKTLKEDSFISYGNTYKGKAGKTYATVSIGYADGVRRDLSNKGYVFYRGHKCEIVGRVCMDQLIILLPEELKNEAKKGDVVEFFGENISVVEVADLCNTISYEIMCGISQRVPRIYVKK; from the coding sequence ATGCGATGCTGGGCAGAAATAAATATAAATAATTTATATAGCAATATTGATGAAATTGAAAAAATTGCGACAAAAGATAAGATAATAGCAGTTATAAAGGCAGATGCCTATGGACATGGGATGCTTGAAATATGCGATGCTTTGATAAAAAAGGGAATAAAGAACTTCGCAGTTGCGACGAGTGACGAAGCGCTTAAAATTAAGGAGCTTCATAATGATATTACGGTGCTTATACTGGGTCCTGTGGAAAATGAATATATGGATTTAATTGCTGATAAAAATATTTATTTTATGGTGACAGATTTTGAGGAAATAGAATATTTGGAAAAAACTGGAAAAGAAAAAGGAAAAACGACAGATGTATTTATAAAGATAGATACGGGAATGGGACGTGTAGGATTTCAGGAAAGTGAAGTCGAAGATTTGAATAAAACCTTAAAAAATTCTAGCCATATTAATCCGATAGGGATTTTCTCGCATTTTTCATCATCTGATAGCGACAAAGACTATACAAAATTGCAGGAAAGCAAATTTAAAGCAATGTGTGAAAAAATATCAAGTGGGATACCATCAATAAAATACAGACATCTACACAATAGCTTTGGAACTTTGAAGTTTCAGGACAGCATAGAAGATTTTGTAAGAGTGGGAATTATACTTTATGGTGGAGTTACAGATGAAGAAACAGCTCCATATAGATTTAAGCCAGTAATGTCTCTTTTTGCAAAAATTAGCTATATAAAGACATTAAAGGAAGATAGCTTTATAAGTTATGGAAATACTTATAAAGGAAAAGCTGGAAAGACTTATGCTACAGTTTCTATCGGATATGCTGACGGAGTAAGGCGTGATTTGTCAAATAAAGGCTATGTTTTTTATAGAGGGCATAAATGTGAAATTGTGGGACGTGTCTGCATGGATCAGCTTATAATTCTACTTCCTGAAGAATTGAAAAATGAGGCTAAAAAAGGCGATGTTGTAGAATTTTTTGGGGAAAATATAAGTGTTGTGGAAGTTGCTGATTTATGCAATACAATTTCGTATGAAATTATGTGTGGAATAAGTCAAAGAGTGCCTAGAATTTATGTAAAAAAATAG
- the secF gene encoding protein translocase subunit SecF produces MKINLKVIERRKLYLGISAVMVIVSLVSLFAIKLNLGVDFKGGELIQLKYEKKIDQNAVNSTLSGLVGEIPQMKAKRVQFSDTDNTVIVRTEQLSNTQKAKVMSELSQKTGKYEVVKNETVGAVIGKELTSNAIQALLIGSILIIIYITIRFEFIYAVAGIVALVHDVIIAFGVIAMLKYEIDTPFIAAILTILGYSINDTIVVFDRIRENIKRNREGRNKVTLSFGEVIEKSINQVFTRSIYTSLTTLFSVIVLLILGGSTLKTFSMTLFIGMLVGTYSSVFVASPLVYIMKKGKNEPKAKDVIKSSGKTVNGYDERDKVLV; encoded by the coding sequence ATGAAGATTAATTTAAAAGTAATAGAGCGTAGAAAACTTTATTTGGGAATTTCGGCAGTAATGGTTATAGTTTCGCTAGTTTCATTATTTGCAATAAAGTTAAATCTGGGTGTAGATTTTAAAGGTGGAGAGTTAATTCAGTTAAAATATGAGAAAAAAATTGACCAGAATGCAGTAAACAGTACATTAAGTGGTTTAGTTGGAGAAATACCACAAATGAAAGCTAAAAGAGTGCAATTTTCAGATACAGATAATACTGTTATTGTAAGAACTGAACAATTAAGTAATACGCAAAAAGCAAAAGTAATGTCAGAATTGAGCCAAAAAACTGGGAAATATGAAGTTGTGAAAAATGAAACTGTAGGTGCCGTAATTGGTAAGGAATTAACATCTAATGCGATTCAGGCATTGTTAATTGGAAGTATTTTGATTATCATCTATATTACAATAAGATTTGAATTTATTTATGCAGTGGCAGGAATTGTGGCGTTAGTTCATGACGTAATAATTGCTTTTGGAGTTATTGCAATGCTTAAATATGAGATAGATACACCATTTATTGCGGCAATTCTTACAATTTTAGGATATTCGATTAACGATACAATTGTTGTATTTGACAGGATTCGTGAAAATATTAAAAGAAATAGGGAAGGTAGAAATAAAGTTACATTATCATTTGGAGAAGTGATAGAAAAATCCATAAACCAAGTTTTTACAAGATCAATTTACACATCATTAACTACGTTGTTTTCTGTAATTGTACTTCTTATTCTTGGTGGAAGCACATTAAAAACATTTAGTATGACTCTATTTATAGGAATGCTTGTTGGAACTTATTCATCAGTGTTTGTAGCAAGTCCTTTGGTTTATATAATGAAAAAAGGTAAAAATGAGCCAAAAGCTAAAGATGTTATAAAAAGTTCTGGTAAAACAGTAAACGGGTATGATGAAAGAGATAAAGTTTTAGTTTAA
- the secD gene encoding protein translocase subunit SecD: protein MQNKKSHYIWLLLVIFVPALILYFNKVKLGLDLRGGTSVVLQAQGKIEADTMSKVRNIIERRVNSIGVAEPVIQLSGNDKLIVELAGIKDPQKAIELIGTTAKLEFRIKNNDGTYGPVLLEGSALKSAGVTRDQVGMPSVSFELNSKGANDFAKITRENVGKQLAIMLDNKEQSAPRINGEINGGSGIITGRFSMEEANNLANLLKSGALPVEIKIVENRTVGATLGVDSIKQTGIAGLIALGVISVFMIAIYKIPGIVADIALLINGVLVLGLLSGIGAALTLPGIAGFILTLGMAVDSNVITYERIKEELRLGESLHDAVERGYENAFPAIIDGNITTLLVAAVLFFLGTGPIKGFAVTLSLGVVATVITGVFVSKVILKLFIKTFNIKREQLFWKGALNED from the coding sequence ATGCAAAATAAAAAATCACATTATATTTGGTTACTTTTAGTAATTTTTGTTCCAGCTCTTATTTTGTACTTTAATAAAGTAAAATTGGGACTTGATTTACGTGGTGGAACATCGGTTGTATTACAGGCACAGGGGAAAATAGAGGCTGATACAATGAGTAAAGTTAGAAATATTATTGAAAGACGGGTAAATAGCATTGGAGTTGCTGAACCTGTTATTCAGCTTAGTGGAAATGATAAATTGATAGTGGAGCTTGCGGGGATAAAAGATCCTCAAAAGGCTATTGAATTGATTGGTACAACAGCAAAACTTGAGTTTAGAATAAAAAATAATGATGGAACTTATGGACCTGTGTTGTTAGAAGGTTCTGCGTTGAAAAGTGCGGGAGTTACAAGAGATCAAGTTGGGATGCCATCTGTAAGTTTTGAGTTAAATTCAAAAGGTGCAAATGATTTTGCTAAAATTACTAGAGAAAACGTTGGGAAACAACTTGCAATAATGCTTGATAACAAGGAACAGTCAGCACCTAGAATTAATGGTGAAATTAATGGAGGAAGTGGAATTATAACTGGAAGATTTTCAATGGAAGAAGCTAATAATTTAGCTAATCTTCTAAAATCAGGAGCATTACCTGTGGAAATTAAAATTGTTGAAAATAGAACAGTTGGAGCGACACTTGGTGTAGATTCAATAAAACAGACCGGAATAGCTGGGTTGATTGCCTTAGGTGTAATTTCGGTATTTATGATTGCTATTTATAAAATACCTGGAATTGTTGCAGATATTGCACTTTTAATAAATGGAGTTCTAGTTTTAGGACTGCTTAGCGGTATTGGTGCGGCTTTGACACTTCCAGGGATTGCAGGATTTATCCTTACACTTGGTATGGCAGTTGATTCAAATGTAATTACTTATGAGAGAATAAAGGAAGAATTACGGCTTGGAGAATCGCTTCACGATGCGGTTGAAAGAGGTTATGAAAATGCCTTTCCTGCCATAATTGATGGAAATATAACAACATTACTTGTGGCAGCGGTATTGTTCTTTCTTGGAACTGGTCCAATTAAAGGATTTGCTGTAACATTGTCGCTTGGGGTAGTGGCTACTGTGATTACAGGAGTATTTGTTTCAAAAGTAATATTAAAGTTATTTATAAAAACATTTAACATAAAAAGAGAGCAGTTGTTCTGGAAAGGAGCTTTGAATGAAGATTAA